In the Pseudomonadota bacterium genome, AATTCGATAATCCTTTCAAGTCTTGTTTTCGGCAAACCACTAAAATTTTTATGAAACCCCTCTTCCCCCAGTATTTCTTTCAGATAATGCTCGATATCCATTCTGTCTCTCCAGCATCTTATGGCATTCCTGCATGGTAACCCTTCATTCATGGATACGCAATAGGAAAATTCAATAATCATGCCAAGCTGGGAACAATATATATTCATAAATAACCTCTATAAATAAGAAGTCAGATGACAGAAATCAGAAAAATATAAGCAAAAAACATTTAAGAAATATAGTCTGTTGCCTGTGCTTCGACATCTGTCATCTCGGTTTGGGATACTTCTCCAGATCCTTCACCAGTTTTGCAATCTCTTCATCCTGCAGCGCATAATCCTCAAGCTTTCCGGACAGATATGCATCATAGGATGAAAGGTCAATAACGCCGTGACCGCTCCAGTTCATGAGTATTACCTTTTCTTTCCCTTCCTCTTTTGCCTTCCTCGCCTCCTCAATCACGCATGCTATAGCATGGTTTGTCTCTGGGGCAGGGATAAAACCTTCTGTTCTTGCAAACATAAGACCTGCGGCAAAGGTTTCCAATTGAGAATATGCCCTGGCCTCTATAAGCCCGTCCACGAGCAGCCTGCTGACAAGCGGGGCCATTCCGTGGTACCGTAAGCCTCCGGCATGAATCGGGGCAGGAACAAAATCGTGGCCGATGGAATACATGGGCAGGAGAGGCGTTGTCTGTGCGGTATCGCCGAAATCATACACATACGGGCCCTTTGTAAGGGTTGGACACGAAGTCGGCTCAGATGCGATTATCTTTATTTCCTTACCATGAATCTTATCCCGGATAAAAGGGAAGGATATACCTGCAAAATTGCTGCCTCCGCCAGCGCACCCAATCACCATGTCGGGATATTCCCCAACCATGGCGAGCTGTTTCTGGGCCTCGAGACCTATGATGGTTTGATGCAGCATTACATGGTTCAGTACGCTGCCGAGAGAATATTTCGTGTCCTTTGAGGTTAC is a window encoding:
- a CDS encoding TrpB-like pyridoxal phosphate-dependent enzyme, whose protein sequence is MNRKTILSEQDMPRAWYNIQADLPNPLPPPLNPATGEPITPDMLSPILPMNLIEQEVSTERWIDIPDQVIERLLMWRPTPLYRAYALEKFLGTPAHIYFKNEGVSPPGSHKPNTAIAQAYYNKVFGTKRLATETGAGQWGSALAFACNQFGLELKVYMVRVSFNQKPYRRIMMETWGGKCVPSPSPDTNAGRKYFEQNAEHPGSLGIAISEAIEDAVTSKDTKYSLGSVLNHVMLHQTIIGLEAQKQLAMVGEYPDMVIGCAGGGSNFAGISFPFIRDKIHGKEIKIIASEPTSCPTLTKGPYVYDFGDTAQTTPLLPMYSIGHDFVPAPIHAGGLRYHGMAPLVSRLLVDGLIEARAYSQLETFAAGLMFARTEGFIPAPETNHAIACVIEEARKAKEEGKEKVILMNWSGHGVIDLSSYDAYLSGKLEDYALQDEEIAKLVKDLEKYPKPR